The following proteins are co-located in the Desulfovibrio inopinatus DSM 10711 genome:
- a CDS encoding HD-GYP domain-containing protein: MSLQSSGASAMKSQLLQELYYPVSPLMIFPKTMGKFEIYIKQAGRYVLYAKQNERFTERHRQRLHDYGVQEIYIRGSDKACFERYVESNLADILVDEAIPVDERSSVFYNASINIVKDVFELKLPTGLTERMFGRIAGFVEKSAEFLTREGSIKHIATLIDHDYKTYSHSVQVFVFSNAILQTFNLPEKDLVQASIGALMHDIGKSSIDTSILNKPGPFTPAEREIYETHPARGVALCASTSLSSLASNCILFHHEKLDGSGFPAGLQGNAIPLPVRAVTIADVYDLLTTNRPHREALTPFEALRVMRNEMSGAFDSDVFKKLVMVLSGAEII, translated from the coding sequence ATGTCGTTACAGTCCTCAGGTGCGTCTGCAATGAAAAGCCAATTACTTCAAGAGTTATATTACCCAGTCTCTCCCCTTATGATTTTCCCGAAGACTATGGGGAAGTTTGAAATTTATATTAAACAGGCTGGGCGGTATGTTCTGTATGCCAAACAAAATGAACGTTTTACAGAACGGCATAGACAGCGGTTGCATGATTACGGAGTTCAGGAAATATATATTCGTGGCTCAGACAAAGCCTGCTTTGAACGATATGTTGAATCGAATTTAGCTGATATTCTTGTTGATGAAGCTATTCCTGTTGATGAACGTTCGTCCGTTTTTTATAATGCATCCATCAATATTGTGAAAGATGTGTTCGAGTTAAAACTTCCCACTGGACTTACAGAAAGAATGTTTGGCCGTATTGCTGGATTTGTCGAAAAAAGTGCGGAATTTCTCACACGGGAAGGATCAATCAAGCATATCGCAACGCTGATAGACCACGATTACAAGACGTATAGTCATAGCGTTCAGGTCTTTGTCTTTTCAAACGCGATTCTTCAGACTTTCAATTTGCCAGAAAAAGATCTCGTCCAGGCGAGCATCGGTGCCTTGATGCATGACATCGGGAAGTCTTCTATTGATACGTCCATTTTGAATAAACCCGGCCCGTTCACTCCGGCTGAGCGGGAAATTTATGAGACGCATCCAGCCAGAGGGGTGGCGTTGTGTGCATCTACATCGTTGTCGTCTCTAGCCTCCAACTGTATCCTTTTTCATCATGAAAAGCTTGATGGCAGTGGTTTTCCTGCCGGTTTACAGGGAAATGCTATCCCTTTACCTGTGCGTGCGGTCACCATTGCCGATGTCTACGATCTTTTGACCACAAATCGTCCACATCGGGAAGCCCTCACTCCGTTTGAAGCATTGCGAGTTATGCGCAATGAAATGTCCGGTGCATTCGATTCCGATGTCTTTAAAAAGCTGGTTATGGTGCTGAGCGGCGCAGAAATTATTTAA
- a CDS encoding HD-GYP domain-containing protein yields the protein MVARDSLLGRQDRFIAVSPLLLSPKGFGTFKVYIKQGSRYVLYATENERFTSKHRQALFDRGIDTIYVEADQVRDFYAYREKYLGRILNDESLPLEERNKVMIDTSMDIMETVFCNSMPIGLDGAAFSRVTHFAEESLTLLKKKDSLKYIKSLLSHDYKSFSHSVQVFVYTTTVLSNMGLPDDLILQTSIGSLLHDIGKVAIDPAILQKPGPLTKPERRQIETHPIKGVGLCANQHLSTAAMQCILAHHERMCGGGYPSGVKGEDIPLHVRAVTIADIYDALTTNRVYAEALSPYEALKVMRDEIRDRLDNHIFRAFVLMLSGAKIV from the coding sequence TTGGTCGCGCGTGACTCCCTGTTGGGCAGACAAGATCGATTTATAGCGGTCTCTCCTTTGCTTCTCTCTCCGAAAGGTTTCGGTACATTTAAAGTATACATAAAACAGGGTAGCCGTTACGTCCTGTATGCTACAGAAAATGAGCGCTTTACGAGCAAGCATCGTCAAGCGCTTTTTGATCGTGGCATTGATACAATTTACGTTGAAGCGGACCAAGTGCGAGATTTTTATGCGTATCGCGAAAAGTACCTTGGCCGTATACTCAATGATGAATCCCTGCCTCTTGAGGAACGTAACAAAGTCATGATCGATACCTCCATGGATATTATGGAGACGGTTTTTTGTAATAGTATGCCAATAGGGCTTGACGGGGCGGCTTTCTCACGTGTGACGCATTTTGCTGAAGAATCGCTAACACTTTTGAAAAAGAAGGATTCTCTCAAGTATATCAAAAGCTTGCTTTCACACGATTATAAGAGTTTTAGCCATAGTGTTCAGGTATTTGTCTACACGACCACCGTACTCAGTAATATGGGCTTGCCTGACGATTTGATTTTGCAGACAAGCATCGGGTCGCTACTTCATGATATTGGAAAAGTCGCAATCGATCCGGCAATCTTGCAAAAGCCTGGACCGTTGACCAAACCGGAGCGTCGCCAGATTGAAACGCATCCCATCAAGGGCGTCGGGTTGTGTGCCAATCAACATTTGTCGACGGCGGCTATGCAATGTATTCTTGCCCATCATGAGCGCATGTGCGGTGGAGGCTATCCGTCAGGTGTCAAAGGGGAAGATATTCCTCTTCATGTTCGAGCTGTTACAATTGCTGATATTTATGATGCGTTAACGACCAACCGCGTGTATGCCGAGGCACTCTCACCATACGAGGCGTTGAAAGTTATGCGCGACGAAATCCGTGACCGTCTCGATAATCATATTTTTCGGGCGTTTGTTCTTATGTTGAGCGGAGCTAAAATTGTCTAG
- a CDS encoding 2-phosphosulfolactate phosphatase produces the protein MQITIRHGMTGAKMATGVAVVVDVFNASTTAVTVLERGAARVLAVADPAQALTLRKANPDWLLVGESADEAISHQAFDLPNSPHAVMQCGEMGFNGKTVVLSTLSGSVIMTEMVENEQCDIILTCGFVNMGATVRWLHGAGVDSVTLIPAGGLGGTHSPEDAMCAMYLKNELETFPNVMDALVRFLRGSESAERFWGDSALYNESDFNIGVELDRFSSVVSLEKEATGIAVLKKLDE, from the coding sequence ATGCAGATTACGATACGTCATGGCATGACAGGGGCAAAGATGGCCACAGGTGTGGCGGTCGTTGTTGATGTGTTCAATGCATCCACAACGGCGGTGACGGTACTCGAACGTGGAGCGGCACGTGTACTTGCCGTTGCCGATCCTGCGCAGGCTTTGACGTTACGCAAGGCTAACCCCGATTGGCTTTTGGTCGGGGAATCTGCCGATGAGGCGATATCACATCAAGCTTTTGATCTGCCGAATTCTCCGCATGCAGTGATGCAATGTGGAGAAATGGGTTTTAATGGAAAAACCGTCGTTCTTTCCACCTTGTCGGGTTCCGTAATTATGACTGAAATGGTCGAAAATGAACAATGTGACATCATTTTGACATGCGGATTCGTCAATATGGGGGCGACCGTGCGTTGGCTGCACGGTGCGGGCGTCGACTCGGTGACACTTATACCGGCAGGGGGGCTTGGTGGAACACATAGTCCGGAAGACGCCATGTGCGCTATGTATTTAAAAAATGAGTTGGAAACATTTCCCAATGTCATGGATGCACTGGTTCGTTTTTTACGAGGGTCTGAATCTGCGGAACGATTTTGGGGTGATTCGGCTCTATATAATGAATCTGACTTCAATATTGGTGTCGAATTAGATCGCTTTTCAAGCGTCGTTTCCTTGGAAAAAGAAGCAACAGGCATCGCTGTGTTAAAAAAGCTTGATGAATGA
- a CDS encoding winged helix-turn-helix transcriptional regulator: MACPKRNLGGRQYYCTVELALQVLGGKWKPIILWHLGCDGTLRFSELKRIMPNITQKMLTQQLRELETDDMVSRKVYPQVPPKVEYSLTELGRSVMPVLESLGAWGKQFEDIHRQEKHLALQTETNSPSTESVIQPTSIPNVV, encoded by the coding sequence ATGGCCTGCCCTAAGCGCAACCTTGGAGGACGACAATACTACTGTACCGTTGAACTGGCTTTGCAGGTTCTCGGGGGGAAGTGGAAACCCATCATCCTCTGGCATCTTGGCTGTGACGGCACATTGCGATTCAGCGAACTCAAGCGCATCATGCCCAATATAACACAAAAAATGCTTACTCAGCAATTACGTGAACTGGAAACCGACGACATGGTTTCACGAAAAGTCTATCCGCAAGTTCCCCCCAAAGTGGAGTACTCGCTGACAGAGCTTGGACGGAGCGTCATGCCGGTCCTTGAATCACTTGGAGCGTGGGGGAAACAGTTTGAAGACATCCATAGACAAGAAAAGCACCTTGCATTGCAAACCGAGACCAATTCTCCCAGCACTGAAAGCGTTATCCAGCCTACGTCCATACCGAATGTCGTGTAG
- a CDS encoding dual CXXC motif small (seleno)protein: MRCRACGRQYPLSRFLDEMDDEFEDAFANVPLNRL, from the coding sequence TTGCGCTGCAGGGCCTGTGGCCGTCAATATCCTCTCTCTCGGTTTTTGGATGAAATGGATGACGAATTCGAAGATGCTTTTGCGAATGTTCCATTGAATCGTTTATAG
- the proB gene encoding glutamate 5-kinase, translated as MTQPQELTDTQFEQRQKDINNAKRIVVKIGSAVLTGQNGLDTSVIAHLADQLSALVKTGREFVLVSSGAVAAGRGLLAQVAPGRDIPDRQASSAIGQSRLMRVYDECLGHYGIVTAQVLVTRSDLEERGRYLNVRNTLRTLLNWGAIPIVNENDTVGIHELVYGDNDCLSALLLNVIGADLLINMTSADGVFETNPDTDPNARCLTHISDIAEIDIDTMCSGKTNVGSGGMYSKLLAARRAAQLSVPTLILSGKKRGALTRAFAGEPVGTWIVPESKAISRRKFWLAYNIEPKGMITIDDGAVNALQNRGKSLLPIGITMIEGEFDEGDLIRLIDKDREQIGVGLSNYGRDELERIKGLHSEDIETALGHVPYAEAVHRDNMLLDAAV; from the coding sequence ATGACTCAGCCGCAGGAACTCACCGATACTCAATTCGAACAACGTCAAAAAGATATCAATAATGCCAAGCGTATTGTTGTCAAAATTGGCAGCGCCGTTTTGACCGGTCAAAACGGTCTGGATACGTCCGTCATCGCGCACCTTGCCGACCAGCTTTCAGCTCTTGTCAAAACGGGCCGGGAATTTGTTCTTGTCTCCAGCGGGGCGGTGGCAGCTGGCCGTGGATTACTTGCCCAGGTCGCTCCCGGTCGGGATATCCCCGATCGACAAGCATCCTCGGCCATTGGGCAAAGTCGACTGATGCGGGTCTATGATGAATGCCTCGGCCATTACGGCATTGTCACCGCGCAGGTACTCGTTACTCGATCCGATCTTGAAGAGCGCGGCCGCTACCTCAACGTTCGTAATACACTCCGCACCCTTCTCAATTGGGGAGCCATTCCCATCGTGAATGAGAACGATACAGTAGGCATTCATGAACTTGTCTATGGGGATAATGACTGTCTGTCCGCACTATTACTTAATGTTATCGGTGCCGACTTACTCATCAACATGACGTCGGCCGACGGGGTGTTTGAAACCAATCCCGACACCGATCCCAATGCCCGCTGTCTAACGCACATTTCCGATATCGCCGAGATTGATATCGACACCATGTGCAGTGGAAAAACAAACGTCGGATCAGGTGGGATGTATTCCAAGCTCTTGGCCGCACGACGCGCCGCGCAACTCAGTGTGCCAACATTGATTCTTTCAGGGAAAAAACGGGGAGCACTGACACGAGCATTTGCCGGTGAACCCGTAGGCACATGGATCGTCCCGGAATCTAAAGCTATCTCTCGACGAAAATTCTGGCTCGCGTACAACATCGAACCCAAAGGAATGATCACGATTGATGACGGAGCAGTCAATGCCCTCCAAAATCGTGGAAAATCGTTGCTTCCTATCGGCATTACAATGATCGAAGGAGAATTCGATGAAGGAGACCTAATTCGCTTGATCGATAAAGACAGAGAGCAAATCGGCGTCGGGCTGTCCAATTATGGCAGAGACGAGCTCGAACGTATTAAAGGACTCCACTCTGAGGATATCGAAACAGCCCTTGGACATGTCCCCTATGCTGAAGCCGTGCACCGGGACAATATGCTCCTCGATGCAGCGGTCTAA